Proteins encoded together in one Colius striatus isolate bColStr4 chromosome 3, bColStr4.1.hap1, whole genome shotgun sequence window:
- the LOC104556105 gene encoding uncharacterized protein LOC104556105 — protein MDRYRYFIFNQRSMVVLGLFQIAFSTLCVVSGFVDAIFRMESQLGKTRAPIWAGMVMGVPGVLALFSSQRKNPVLVNVLIVASITSCVAILIVVIYSSLTLNYGEEEEASSVPVHIIHTKFVLHRVVKGASVAMLAAAVGSACVVLVMAYLGCRSLPLCSCYDSVTGMEWLQPSEDQNQAVEMDCSVESPGGRIFNFPDRFPAQDLDAEEDASKPPPYIRMA, from the exons ATGGATCGTTATCGATATTTCATCTTTAACCAGAGGAGCATGGTGGTGCTGGGGCTATTCCAGATAGCCTTCAGCACCCTGTGCGTCGTCAGCGGGTTCGTAGATGCCATTTTCAGAATGGAGTCTCAGCTGGGCAAAACTAGAGCTCCAATTTGGGCTGGCATG GTGATGGGAGTCCCGGGAGTTctggctttgttttcctctcagagGAAGAATCCAGTTCTC GTGAATGTACTGATAGTTGCCTCCATAACCTCTTGTGTTGCCATCCTCATTGTGGTAATTTATAGCTCCCTCACACTCAACTATGGTGAAGAGGAGGAGGCGAGCTCTGTCCCAGTCCACATTATCCATACA AAGTTCGTACTTCATAGAGTAGTGAAGGGTGCTAGTGTGGCCatgctggctgcagctgtgggcagcGCCTGTGTTGTGCTGGTGATGGCTTACTTGGGGTGCCGGAGCCTGCCACTCTGCTCTTGCTACGACAGCGTAACTGGCATG GAATGGTTGCAACCTAGCGAGGACCAAAATCAGGCTGTGGAAATGGATTGCTCTGTAGAAA GTCCTGGGGGCAGAATTTTTAACTTTCCAGATCGATTTCCAGCCCAGGACCTGGATGCAGAGGAAGATGCATCCAAACCTCCACCATATATCAGAATGGCTTGA